In Dermacentor variabilis isolate Ectoservices chromosome 10, ASM5094787v1, whole genome shotgun sequence, the genomic window GCCCCGCACTCGAGAGCGCTCTAACATGTAAATGCGCCGTTAGTTCACGTCATCAGGTACGCGTTTTTCCAGATGATTCGGTGGAGAAAATAGAGTAACATCCGGCTGGTAATACTTTTCAATGCGTTAGCGTTAAGGAGccagtgtcgcagaaaatccagcgtcggcGTTTCGCATGCGGCGCCGGTGTCCCGCGTCCTGTGTCGACCGTCTTCTCGCGAAAAAgcatccttccgaaccacgcatgcGCAACCGCTCTTctatcaccaaagttgctcataccttgtctttcattttttacaaagttattctttgcaattttgagaacggcagcccacaaacaaatggtaaTGGGAAAGAACACCGACAACGCATGTTCTCTGTGTTGGCTGTTCTCATCAATCGAAGTCGTAGTGCTGGATTGACAGGGACATGAAAGTCGACAGGACGTGCACTACCAACTGAATTTGTAGAGAGCGCAACGATGACGCCGTCTGGTCCGTTTAAGACGCTCTCGCGAGTTTCCTTTGCGCAGCGACAGACGTAAGGTGCGGTGTCGACGCTTAACGCCACTTTCTCCAGTGACCGCCTTGGCCCGCCTTCTATCGAGAAGTCTGCGCTCCAACGGCGGGGACAGAAGCGCGGAACATGTGGGGAGATGGCACCGATGCATCGCTGATtaactcccccccctccccccgccccccgacGAGTCTGTTCGGAGATGCAGCCATCTGCCCTGGAGCAAATATGCAACGTGTTCCTTCGTCTATATCACCCGTTGCTTCGCTGCGTTGCGTCTGCTTGGAACGCCGCGAAGAGGCGATGGGGTCACGAACCCGGCGTAGCTTAGAAGCAGGCGACGTCGCCATGACCCCAATGTTCCAGACGAGCTGCACAGTATCACGCTTGCTTCGGTCGGTCGTTCCCGTCGTCTGCTATCAGTCATCCGAACGATCGCTATAGAACGCTCTCGCCTTTAGACGGTCCTCGGAATAAACGACGGGTCTCGGTTCATCCGGTTCCGTTCTTTCAGTCGAAAGGAATTTCCATCGCAGGTGTGGGTACGGCGTATCTAGTAGTTAGTGGTTGGTTTCGCACGACAGCGCTAGAGATTTTGTGAACGCTTTAACGTCACCGAATGGTCTTTTATCGAACCGGACGGGCGCCTAATGAACCGAGTGGATAATAACATATGCGTATCTCAAGCCGGGCGTCCTCGTGCCGTTCCGACGTGATGTAGGACACTTGCATCATTAGGAAGCGTTCGTATTGAGATGCGATACGCACCACAGAAGCTAGAACAAGAAGAAACGATCGTTAAGAAGGTTGGAATGGTAATTAAGGATGTCGGGGTTAATAGTAAATTAAGTCGGTACACACGATGAATGTGCTCGTATGGAAGTTTAACGAGCTGTTTCGTGGTTAGCAGCATTTCTGAGTACTTGGCCTTAGCTCCCTTAATGGAGTGCACCAATTATAAAACAGCGATAAGAGTTGCCCGCTACATTCAGTGCTGGTGTCGTTCAACGGAAGTAAGATACGTAGGAAGAGCAGTTGCATCGGGGCCATGGCATGATCGCGTTGATGGTATTTGGTTCAAAGCGACAGTAATGAAGCGGTGTGCATATACCAGCAACGCTCGGACTTTTAGACGCAATGTCGAGCTTCAAGTGCTCGTACAGACGCTTCTCAGCTCATGCATGTGGCGTTAAGTCAGCGGTGTATGCATCTTTAGGCCTAGGAGTGCGCAACAAGTTCAATGGAGAACACGTGGACGGCTTCATTTGTTGGTCAGACTATACGTTATGGAAGGTCGTTCAAGAAAGTTGTATTTGTTATTTTCAGGCATGTCTCGAGTATGGCGGCATGAAGTGCCTCGGGGTTGACCTGGACGCTTTAATAAAACACTTCGGTTAATTCATTGGTCGATCCATATTCATGGCTGACCAAATTTATTTACCGATTGATTATCGAAATGGTTGGTTTGGCTGTAGGTTTTATGCGGTTAGGTCTGCCAAGAACGTTGCAGCTGTTTTCAGTGGTACCTCGAATATGCCACTATGAAGGCCACAAAATTGCCCTGGTCGTTCTTACAATCAACCATGTTTGATTGaatgattggttgattgattagatgacaaatttatttatttatttattcgtattTTTTACTGACTGACTGAATTATTGATAGTCTAATTTGTTGGTTAACTATAGGTTCGGTTACGTTAAATGGGGACCAGGAACGTTGTAGCGGATGTTTTAAACGGCGTCTCGAGCATGCCATTACGAAGGCCTTCGAGGTTGTCCTGGGGACTGTTATCGATAGATTGATCCGCCGCTGATAGATTGATCCGTATATATCTATCGACTGAGCAATAATTTATCCTCATACGTATATCGGCTGACTTTTATTTTAATTGGTTTTTCTACTTTTCCGTACTCCATCTTCCCGCAGAGTTCTTTCTGAACTAACCACCAACAGAGGCGTGTGGCGATGCAGTCCCCGTCCGTTGCCGTGTCTTGTCTCGTGGCGGTTGCCTGCCTGCTGCCCGCCGCCCTGTGGGCCTATCCCTCGGGCGCACCCGTCGGAGTGTGCAACAGCGAGCTGCCCAAACACGGCGGAGCCGAGCCCCAAGCCACGCAGTCCCCGTACGCCATCCAGGCCACTCCGACGAGCATCAACCAGGGAGGACGCGTCACCGGTATGCGCGGTCGTAATATATGTAACGTAAAAATGTTGAACGTTGGCGTGTTCGTAAACGTACAATCCTTCAAGATTACAactaaattctggggtcttacgtgcaaaaaaaaaaaaaaaagaaagaaagaaagacaggatCTGAATGTGAAGCACGCAGCAGTGGGTAACTGCGGATTgatctcgaccacctggggttcttcggCGTGTGCCAGATTAAtgaatcgaaccggcgacctcttGTTCACGCGCGGAACGCGCCGTTGACACTGGGCCACTGCTGCGGGTACTATACTACCGTTCCCGAAATACTGGCTTCACCAGAGGCGTTTGGGACAGCAACGACGCTGGTATAGTGACATCTTGTGACGCTTTGTCTAGTAACGCTTTAGAATATTCTTTTGCGACATCGGTGTGGACGCTCGAAGCGCGTTCACGCCGCCGCCGTTTTGCCCCGGTAAGCACGGCGCATGCGCCGGTCACGCCCCGAGAGTTGGGGGTCTCGTGTTAGGGTGCAGCTTGCGAGAAGGAGGAAGGGCTCGttccttaagaggaaggtttagctcgggggctcgtacctaaatacatgtaaaaggagcattcgtttttctcggcagccattGCACCAAATATGACGTggtttgtcgcatttgaaagaaaagCGTAAGATCCAGTGACTGTCGGTTTCCAATTTTcgatttagattgtcaatttttcatTAAATAGTAGCAagaatcgaaaattttcagaaaacgaaaccataaaGTTTACAACTGTTTCCGTTTGTAAACGCCCATGTGGCCAATGAACGACGTGGTCGATATTCTCGCGTCACACTTTACTGGTTTACTCCAATAACCTGCGCGCGGATTATCGTCgggaacaaataaaaagaaaccttatcgatctctctctctctctctctctctctctctgctcagTGCAAGTGTACGGCAGCACTCCGTTCAAGGGCGTCATCCTGACGGCCCGTGACGTACACACCAGCCAACTGCTACAGGGAACGTTCACCCCCGACGCCCAGACCAAGACTCTAGACTGCCCCGGAGGGAACGCGGTGAGCACCCCTATTACGACCTTTATCGATTCCACCCTTCAGGCAACTAAGGCTATTCCTGTGCGAATGAAGCTTATAATCCTCATCCAGAGGTTAGAGCTACTTCATGTGTTTGGCGCAAGAGAACACTGTCGTGCGTCTTTTGCAAGAACACAGTGCGTATTTTGAGTAAGTTATAGGTTGCTTATACTGACGTCATCGTGGGTAGCCATTTTGGGATACTAGAATGTCTAGAAGCCACGTAATCAGAGACATGGGACGAAGTGACGGCGCGGCAAACGCGTATCGCACCGAGCTAAAAATTTACAATGGTAATAATCCGGTGAAGAAATGCTCATAatcaaaaaaaaagtgagcaatGTACGCTTGATAATATGGTGCATGACGTCATTGTGTCCACAATGTCTGACCGTGTAATTGTTTCACTAATTAAACTACCGATTACTTACGCGGGTTCTCGGAACGGTCAGTTGTGCCATCATGTCGACGCCCTGTTGCAATGGAGGGACGTAGAGAAGGAGAAAATAAACAGAGGGAAAGCCTCGACGCGATTGCATGGGCCGCTCCTGTCGTCATATCCACATACGCTGGGTTTAGTCGATCCAGGCCTTAGAGATCGGGTTTGTGCGCGCTAatcatctcgaaggccatgccgAAACACGTCGGTCGTGGATACGGATTTTGTAGGCGTCGTAAAAGACGGATAAATCTCGGCATACGCTGGAAATATGGAGAATGTCAAAGATTTCGAACTGCATAATTAGCTCGCCATCGTGGTGCTGTGATCGTTGTCGCGGTCTTCGTAGGGCCACCTGTACTAGCTCTATGGACTTGCAGTACATGTTCTTGTTGCAGTGGCTCtccgtaatttttttcttctgtttcttgcAGAATGCCATCACTCACAACAGCAGGGACGAGAAGACACAGGTCGTGGTGACCTGGACTGCCCCAGCAGGCTACACTGGCCAGGTGTACTTCAGGTGAGAGCAACCCGATAATGGCTGCTCACTTTTTTAATTGAAATCATGGGTCGTTAGTCGGATGTCTTGCTCGGTTAGGTTTTCTAAAAGTGTTTCTGTGTTCCTTAAGTACACGTAGTGACTTCTAAAGCCATGCCATGCCCTTCACAAACCAACTTTTTTTTCCCCTACTGCACAGTCCTTTCGGGTTTATGGGGAGCGTCTCTGCCATTCCAGCCAACATAATTTCGGCACTTCTGCTTCgtggcacagagagagagagagaaatgttgcATGATAAGAAATGCAGAGAAGTACGCCCGCGGTACAGTCGTGTTCAGTGCTAGACTGCAGCGCGGCTCCCGTGGTCGAACGTGCCCCAAGTTTTCTCGGCGATGTCGACATACGATACTTGGATTTAGTAAACTAATTTCTGTTAACAAAATTGGTCTCTACGGCGTAAAGTAAAATTTTTGTTATTAAACTGAGAGAAATGAATTTTGTTCGTTTCCTTACTATGCTCAGTTAATATCAACCAGGCAAGTTTAGCCAGATCTCATGCACGAGTTAATCAGTTTGTGAAATAGACATGTCTGCTCACCGTGTCCGTAAGGCCACCCGGAGCATGGCTGAACTACATAAAGATAGAGTAGATCTTTGAATGTGTCTTGTAGCGTCTGGTGTATTGTCACGTCTCGTATGTTCTACATGTCGGTACTTGTGCGATCTGTTACAACCGAATCCTAGTATTTGACTTGTATTCACGTGTTCAAGTATTTGTGATTCGTACTCCCTGAAAGCTCCAGTCATTAGGGGAGTAAAAGTGACTCTCATAAGGAAGTGCACTGTACAAAAAGTTATCTGTGAAAGGGCGGAAAGAGTAAACAACAAAAATAGCTTTGAATCTGTATACAGAAACAAAATGCCAGTATGTGTGTCACTAAAATTGTTGCactccttgttgttgttgtttttcacaAAGTAATTTTTTCACAGCGCATTTATTTGCCAAACGGCGCAACGGCCTTACTAACGTGAAGATACAGACAATGTTGAAGGCACGGTGATGGACTTGGTCTTTATTTTTGTAACAACTTCATATTTGCAAAACGTTGTCTTCAATAGACCCAATGGCGCATACTAAATGACGCAGTCAATAGTCAGTCCAGAGTAGTAAGCACGGTGTCACAGGTATCCAAGCAGATAAGCTGTGTGCTTGTCAGGTGCAAGGACGGCGCGTTCACGTAAATATCACCGGTCGTATTTGTTTGCTATCTCTGGCTCCCTCTGGTCAAGCTGCCAACCAACTTTCGCAACAGACTAACCTCATGAACTAATATTAaaccatgttttatttttttttctaacaaacCTTTTTTTGCAGTGCCACCGTGGTGCAGTCTTCTTACGTCTTCTGGAAGGGTATCACCTCCGACGCTGTGTTCGTCCAGTGataaaaaattataataaaaaaaggaaaccacCGCGAGATGACCTGGAGTAAAGTGTTCCTTACAGAAATGAACTATGCAAACGCATATAATTAACAGTTTGTAAAGTGAACTGCTGGAAGAGTTGGTACATGTCTGTAGATGAAAATCGAGCACGAAAGCAAAGCATGACACGAGAGACAACTGGACAAGTGCTCATGCTATCTTTAAGAGGGATAAGAGGAACAAGATATATTGTGAGCAAGATACAAGGGCACGTTTCCATTTATTTCTGTTGTCCTGTTTTGCTTTCGTGCTCTATTTTAACCAAGACATTACACTAactgcagtaaataaaaaaaatctgcgagGAAACGTCCAAAAATCAAACGTTCAGGACCAGTTGAGATCCTTCGAACGTCGTCGTCAACGTGAGCCGCCTACAGACGCAAGTTAAGGTTTTATATAGTGTAGCTTTGTTTCCCTAACGTGAAGAACATGTTAGGTGTTTTCACGTGTTTCTTACCAGACACCTTAAcccggcatcatcatcatcatcattagtctTTTCTATGTCCACTACAACACGAAGACTTCTGCCATCTATCGCCAATTGCCCCTCTCTTGTTACAGCTGACACCCCCCgtcctatgcctgcaaattttccaATTTCATTGCGCCAGCTAGttttctgccttcctcgactgcgcttcccttccacTGCCACCCCTGCATCAACTCTAATTTAGAGCATGAGTTATCTTCCCTGCacaaaggtgtgtgtgtgtgtgtatttctttttttttttttgcatacgcaAACGAGGCGCATCTGAAAATTGCAGCTACGTCATGTGACTCTCGTCGTGCCGACGTCGTCCCATTGT contains:
- the LOC142560287 gene encoding defense protein l(2)34Fc-like, translating into MQSPSVAVSCLVAVACLLPAALWAYPSGAPVGVCNSELPKHGGAEPQATQSPYAIQATPTSINQGGRVTVQVYGSTPFKGVILTARDVHTSQLLQGTFTPDAQTKTLDCPGGNANAITHNSRDEKTQVVVTWTAPAGYTGQVYFSATVVQSSYVFWKGITSDAVFVQ